Part of the Mycolicibacterium mageritense genome is shown below.
CGGGTGGGCCCGTGATCGCCTGAGAAGTTGAGCGGCACCCAGATCCTGGGTGCAAGCGGGGTGGTACCGCGGCGCTCGCGCACCTGCGCGTCGTCGTCCCCGTGCCTCGAACGACGTTGCGCCTCGGAAAGGCGCAACACAGGCACAGGAGACAACACGTGAGCGCCTACCCCAAGCCCGCCGCACCGAACTTCCCGGAGCGCGAACTTGAGGTGCTGGACTACTGGGCCAGCGACGACACCTTCCGCGCCAGCGTCGCCCGCCGCGACGGCGCACCGGAGTACGTGTTCTACGACGGCCCGCCTTTCGCCAACGGCCTGCCACACTACGGCCATCTCCTGACCGGCTACGTCAAGGACATCGTGCCGCGGTACCGCACCATGCGCGGCTACAAGGTGGAGCGCAGGTTCGGCTGGGACACCCACGGCTTGCCCGCCGAACTCGAAGTGCAGCGCCAGCTGGGCATCGCCGACAAGGCCCAGATCGAAGAAATGGGCATCGAGAAGTTCAACGAGGCCTGCCGCGCGTCGGTGCTCAAATACACCGACGAGTGGCGTGACTACGTCACCCGGCAGGCCCGCTGGGTGGACTTCGACAACGACTACAAGACCCTGGATCCCACCTTCATGGAGTCGGTGATCTGGGCGTTCAAGCAGTTGTGGGACAAGGGCCTGGCCTACGAGGGCAATCGCGTGCTGCCGTACTGCTGGAACGACGAAACCCCGTTGTCCAACCATGAGCTGCGGATGGACGACGACGTGTACCAGAGTCGCCAGGATCCGGCGGTGACCGTCGGGTTCACGGTGACCGACGGTCCGCTCAAGGGCGCGCACCTGCTGATCTGGACCACGACGCCGTGGACGCTGCCGTCCAACCAGGCCGTCGCCGTCAACCCCGACATCGAATACGTCCTGGTGCAGGGCCTCGACGGGCGGCGCTATGTGCTGGCCAAGGCCCGGCTGGCGGCCTACGCCCGCGAACTGGGGGAGGAGCCGGAGGTGTTGGGCGCCTACACCGGCCGGGATCTGCTGGGTACGCACTACCTGCCGCCGTTCCCGTACTTCATGGGTTCGCCCAACGCTTTTCAGGTGCTTGCCGCCGACTTCGTCAGCACCGAGGACGGCACGGGCATCGTGCACATGGCCCCGGCCTACGGCGAGGACGACAAGGCCACGGCCGACACCGCCGACATCGTCGCGGTCACACCGGTCGACTCGAAAGGCCGGTTCGACGCATCGGTGCCCGATTACGTGGGTCAGCATGTCTTCGAAGCCAATCCGCAGATCATCCGCGACCTCAAGAACGGCACCGGTTCGGCGGCGGCCAACGGCGCGGTGCTGCTGCGCCACGAAACCTACGAGCACTCGTACCCGCACTGCTGGCGGTGCCGTAACCCGTTGATCTACCGCGCGGTGTCGTCGTGGTTCATCAAGGTCACCGAGTTCCGGGACCGGATGGTCGAGCTCAACCAGCAGATCACCTGGTACCCCGAGCACGTCAAGGACGGCCAGTTCGGCAAATGGCTCTCCAATGCCCGGGACTGGTCGGTGTCGCGAAATCGATACTGGGGCAGCCCTATTCCGGTATGGAAGTCCGACGATCCGGCATATCCGCGGATCGACGTCTACGGCAGCCTCGACGAGCTCGAGCGGGATTTCGGCGTGCGCCCGACCGATCTGCACCGGCCGTTCATCGACCAGTTGACCCGGCCCAACCCTGACGACCCGACCGGCAAGTCGACCATGCGGCGCATCGAAGACGTGTTCGACGTGTGGTTCGACTCCGGGTCGATGCCCTACGCGCAGGTGCACTACCCGTTCGAGAACCAGCAGTGGTTCGACGGGACCGACGGTGAGGATGCCCATTTCCCCGGCGATTTCATCGTCGAGTACATCGGGCAGACCCGGGGCTGGTTCTACACCATGCACGTGCTGGCCACTGCGCTGTTCGACAAGCCGGCGTTCAAAACCTGTGTGGCGCACGGGATCGTGCTCGGCAACGACGGCCAGAAGATGAGCAAGTCGCTGCGCAACTATCCCGATGTCAGCGAGGTGTTCGACCGCGACGGCTCCGACGCCATGCGCTGGTTCCTGATGGCGTCGCCGATCCTGCGCGGCGGCAACCTCATCGTGACCGAGCAGGGCATCCGCGAAGGTGTGCGGCAGGTGCTGCTGCCGCTGTGGAACGCCTACAGCTTCCTGGCGCTGTACGCGCCGAAGAAGGGCACGTGGCGGACCGATTCGCCGAATGTCCTGGACCGCTACATCCTGGCCAAGCTCGCGCAGTTGCGCGACGATCTGACGGCGTCGCTGGATGTGTGCGACATCTCGGGAGCGTGCGACGAGCTGCGGCAGTTCACCGAGGCGTTGACCAATTGGTATGTGCGCCGGTCGCGTTCGCGGTTCTGGGACGAGGACGCCGACGCCATCGACACCCTGCACACGGTCCTCGAGGTGACCAGCCGACTGGCCGCTCCACTGCTGCCGCTGGCCACCGAGGTGATCTGGCGCGGCCTGACCGGCGAGCGGTCGGTGCACCTGACCGACTGGCCCGAGGCGGATGTGCTGCCCAAGGATCCCGCCCTGGTGGCCGCGATGGACCAGGTCCGTGAGGTGTGTTCGGTCGGGTCGTCGTTGCGCAAGGCCAAGAAGTTGCGGGTCCGCCTGCCGTTGCCGAAACTGACTGTCGCAGTGGAAAACCCGTCCGCCCTCGAGCCGTTCGCCGATCTGATCGCCGACGAGCTCAACGTCAAGGCCGTCGAGCTGACCGACGACATCGACACCTACGGCAAGTTCGAACTCGCGGTCAACGCCCGGGTCGCCGGTCCGCGGGTCGGCAAGGACGTCCAGGTCGCCATCAAGGCCGTCAAGGCGGGCGAAGGCGTGGTCAACCCCGACGGCACGCTCACCGCGGGCTCCGTGGTGCTGCAGCCCGAGGAGTACACCGCCAAACTGGTCG
Proteins encoded:
- the ileS gene encoding isoleucine--tRNA ligase; its protein translation is MSAYPKPAAPNFPERELEVLDYWASDDTFRASVARRDGAPEYVFYDGPPFANGLPHYGHLLTGYVKDIVPRYRTMRGYKVERRFGWDTHGLPAELEVQRQLGIADKAQIEEMGIEKFNEACRASVLKYTDEWRDYVTRQARWVDFDNDYKTLDPTFMESVIWAFKQLWDKGLAYEGNRVLPYCWNDETPLSNHELRMDDDVYQSRQDPAVTVGFTVTDGPLKGAHLLIWTTTPWTLPSNQAVAVNPDIEYVLVQGLDGRRYVLAKARLAAYARELGEEPEVLGAYTGRDLLGTHYLPPFPYFMGSPNAFQVLAADFVSTEDGTGIVHMAPAYGEDDKATADTADIVAVTPVDSKGRFDASVPDYVGQHVFEANPQIIRDLKNGTGSAAANGAVLLRHETYEHSYPHCWRCRNPLIYRAVSSWFIKVTEFRDRMVELNQQITWYPEHVKDGQFGKWLSNARDWSVSRNRYWGSPIPVWKSDDPAYPRIDVYGSLDELERDFGVRPTDLHRPFIDQLTRPNPDDPTGKSTMRRIEDVFDVWFDSGSMPYAQVHYPFENQQWFDGTDGEDAHFPGDFIVEYIGQTRGWFYTMHVLATALFDKPAFKTCVAHGIVLGNDGQKMSKSLRNYPDVSEVFDRDGSDAMRWFLMASPILRGGNLIVTEQGIREGVRQVLLPLWNAYSFLALYAPKKGTWRTDSPNVLDRYILAKLAQLRDDLTASLDVCDISGACDELRQFTEALTNWYVRRSRSRFWDEDADAIDTLHTVLEVTSRLAAPLLPLATEVIWRGLTGERSVHLTDWPEADVLPKDPALVAAMDQVREVCSVGSSLRKAKKLRVRLPLPKLTVAVENPSALEPFADLIADELNVKAVELTDDIDTYGKFELAVNARVAGPRVGKDVQVAIKAVKAGEGVVNPDGTLTAGSVVLQPEEYTAKLVAADPEWTAALPDGAGLVVLDGTVTEELEAEGWAKDRIRELQELRKSTGLDVSDRITVRASVPAEFEAWARTHRDLIAGEILATSFEFGEVTDGAEIGDGVRVALARA